One Corynebacterium matruchotii genomic window, GGTCATGACCTGCGCATCAATGGGATGATTGCGGCAAAATTGGGGAATGTGACGGCTGGTGGCGGCAATGTCGGGCGCGGCCAGCAGCCCCACATGAAACCGCCGGATTGCCCGCAGCCACAATCGGATGAGTAAATGATCGCGGGACGGAAACCTATGGTAGATCGAACCGGTAGGCGCCCCCACCTCGGTGGAGATCTGCGCGATGGTGACTTTTCCCCCATGCTTTTCGACGGCTCGCGCCGCGCCGTCGAGAATACTATCTTCGGTGAACCGCACTGGTCTTGCCATGGTTCATAAGTGTAGCTACCCTGGAAATTATGAGTTTTAGAAATAGGATTCTATTTCGATGGTTGCCGTGGGCCTGCCTCATTGTTGTGATTCCCTCGGCCCTTTGGCGAATCGCCATGCTGTGCGGTGTAAGCACTGGATTTGCTGAGACGAACCTATATCGGGGCAGCCTTGGCGGCACCGTCTATGTGCTCACCCTTGAAGTGGTGCAGCTTGCTGCCGCATCCGCCTGCGTGTACCTCGCGTATGCCAATACCATTCGCTACGGTCGGCTGCCACTCATCATTGGAGGGATAGGTAACCTGCTGTTGTACTACATAATGGGATATTTCGTGATTATTCTGATCCGCTATTCCCAAGGCGCCGACGTATGGACCCCCATGCGCGGCATGGACGCCACCCAACGCCTGTGGCTTTACATTGCCTACGTTCCCTTCCTGACATGGCCGCTGGTTCTCACCGGGGCGCTATTTGGCTACCAGGAGCGTCGAAAAGCGCAAAAGCATGAAATAATGACCATGTGAAGAAACAGATTGCAAATGTGCTCGCCAACCGTTACGCCTCCGCCGAGTTAGTCGATCTTTGGAGCGCCGAAACCAAAATCATTTTAGAGCGGCAACTATGGATCGCCGTGCTCAAGGCGCAGCGCGATCTGGGCGTTGATGTGCCCGCCGAGGCCATCGCCGCATACGAAAACGTGATCGACAAGGTGGATCTGGAGTCTATCGCCAATCGGGAGAAAATCACCCGCCACGACGTCAAGGCCCGCATCGAGGAATTCAACGCGCTGGCCGGCTACGAGCAGGTGCACAAGGGGATGACCTCCCGCGACCTCACCGAAAACGTGGAACAGCTTCAGGTGTACCGATCCCTAGAGCTCATCCGCACTAAAGCTATCACCGTCGTGTTGCGGATCGCCGAGCGCGCCGCCGAATACGACACTCTGGTCATGGCTGGGCGCTCCCATAACGTGGCGGCCCAGGCTACCACCTTAGGCAAGCGGTTCGCCTCCGCCGCCGAGGAACTCCTGGTGGCCATCGAACGCATCGAAAATCTGATCGAACGCTACCCGCTGCGGGGCATCAAGGGTCCCATGGGTACCGCCCAGGACATGCTCGACCTCATGGGCGGGGACGAGACCAAACTTGCCGAACTGGAATCCCGCATCGCCACCCATCTCGGCTTCGCCCGGGTCTTTGACTCCGTGGGCCAGGTATATCCCCGCTCCCTCGACTTCGACGCCCTTTCCACCCTGGTGCAGCTCGGGGCCGGGCCGTCGTCGCTCGCCCATACCATTCGGCTCATGGCCGGCAACGAGACCGTCACCGAGGGTTTCAAGGAAGGGCAGGTGGGGTCGTCCGCCATGCCGCACAAAATGAATGCCCGCAGCTGCGAGCGCGTGGGTGGGCTGCAGGTGATCCTGCGCGGCTACCTCACCATGGCCGCCGACCTGTCCGGCCAGCAGTGGAACGAAGGCGACGTATTCTGCTCCGTCATCCGCCGGGTGGCTCTGCCCGATGCCTTCTTTGCCCTTGATGGCATGTTTGAAACCTTCCTCACGGTGCTGGCGGAATTCGGGGCGTTCCCCGCCATGATCGACCGGGAGCTGGAACGCTACCTGCCGTTTTTGGCCACCACTCGTATCCTCATGGCGGCGGTGCGGGCCGGCGTGGGTCGGGAAACCGCCCACGAGGTCATCAAGGAAAACGCCGTGGCAGTGGCCCTGAACATGCGGGAAAACGGTGGCGAACAAGACCTCATTGACCGCCTGGCCGCCGACGACCGCCTGCCGCTGACCAAACAGCAGCTTGACGACGCCCTGGCCGACCGGCATGCCTTCATCGGTGCTGCGGAGTCGCAAACCCATCGGGTGATCGACCGGGTGCGCGCATTGGTTGCGCAATACCCACAAGCCGCTGATTACGTTCCTGGCGAAATCCTCTAGATTTGCCATAGGCACACTTGGGGGTAATCTTCCTGAGAGGAATATTTAGGTGCTACTCGGTGTTTCCCGCCACATTTGGCGGCATCCCCAGGAAACTGGGGGTAATCCTAAGATTTGGGAAGAAAAACGGCAGAAACTATTCCTCGTTTTACAGCTCACGTTTCCTTAAGGTATGTGAGCTATCTAGCAGCGAACACGTTTGGCTACCGCTGGGAAACGGATAGGTCTACACTCATTCCTTATGCGTCCTGAACTTTCCCAGTACAATCACGTCTCCGCAGGAAAAGTGCGTGAGATTTACGAGATTGACGATGACACGTTGCTGATGGTGGTCTCCGACCGCATTTCGGCATATGACCACATTCTGGACCCCGAAATTCCGGACAAAGGGCGGGTGCTCACCGCCATGAGCATGTACTTCTTTGATCACATTGATTTTCCGAACCATCTTGCCGGTGATATCGACGATATGCGCATCCCCGAAGAGGTGCTGGGGCGGGCAATCGTGTGTAAGAAACTCAAAATGCTGCCCTTTGAATGTGTGGTACGTGGCTATCTTACCGGCTCCGGTTATAAGGAATACCTAGCTACCGGCAGCGTGTGTGGCATCCCCCTCCCCGAGGGGTTGGTCGAGTCGTCGAAGTTGCCCGAACCGATCTTCACGCCCGCGACCAAGGCCGACCTTGGTGACCATGACGAGAATGTTACCTTCGAACAAGTCGTCGAGAAGCTAGGTGAGCGTCGTGCCACCGAACTGCGTGATGCCAGCATCAATATTTATAAGCAGGCGGCAGAACTCGCCGAGGCCAAAGGGATCATCCTGGCCGACACTAAATTCGAATTTGGGGTCGATCGTGACGGCACACTCGTGCTTGCCGACGAGGTACTCACGCCGGATTCCTCCAGGTACTGGCCACTCGAAGGCTACGAACCCGGCAAGGTGCAGCCCAGCTTCGATAAACAATACGTCCGCAACTGGCTTACCAGTTCTAAATGCGATTGGCAGGTAGATTCCAATGCCACCCCGCCACCGCTCCCCGGATCCGTGGTCGAAGCCACCCGGGAACGCTACGTGGAGGCATTCGAACGTATTACCGGGGAAAAGTTTTCGCGGTGGATTGGTTGCTGCGTATAGGAATCCCGTAACCATGTACCATCGGATTCCATGACGTTCACCGAACCAATCGCCCCGGTACACCCCGTTACCCGCACCCACCACAATATTAGTTTTATTGATAATTATGAATGGTTGCGGGATAAGGAATCCGCCGAAACCACCGCCTATTTAGAGGCCGAAAACGCCTACACCGCGCAGGAAACCGCTCAGCTGAAAACCCTGGAGGATAATATTTTCCAGGAAATCAAATCCCGCGTGAAGGAAACCGACATGTCGGTGCCTACCCGCCTGGGCCGCTACTGGTACTACGGACGCATGGAGGAGGGGAAATCATACGGTATTTCCGCCCGCGTGCCCGTTATTGAGGATTGGGTGCCGCCGGTGGTGTCCGAAACCGGTTCCCTGCCCGACGAGGAAATCTTGCTCGACGCCAACCAATTGGCCGAAGGCCACGACTTTTTCTCCCTGGGCGCCTCCACCGTAGATGATACCGGTCGCTACCTGGCCTATTCCACCGACACCGAGGGGAATGAACGCTTCACCCTCTACATTAAGGACCTAGAGACCGGGGAACTCCTCGACGATGTGATCGACAATGTATTCTACGGTGTCACCTGGGCGGGTACCGATTATCTTTTCTACACCCGCGTCGACGACGCCTGGCGGTCTGACTCCGTGTGGCGTCACAAGGTCGGCACCCCCGCGTCCGAAGACGTTCGGGTGTTCCACGAGGAAGACGAACGCTTCAACGTGGGGGTTGGCTCCAGCCGTAGCAAGCGCTTCCTCATTATCGAATCCAGCTCCAAAGTCACCTCCGAATCCTGGGTGCTGGAACTCGACAACCCCACCGGGGAATTCCGGGTTATTCGCCCCCGCGAACATAATGTCGAATACTCTGTCTCCCACGCAGTCCTGTCGGGCAAGGACGCCTGGCTGATCGTCCACAACGCCCACGGTCCCAATTTTGAACTCGGCTGGATGTGGACCACCGATACCCTGGGCAGCTTCGACGACCTTCGGGTGCTGGTGCCACACCGCGATACCGTCCGCATCGAAGGCGTCGACGCCTACGAACACCAACTCGTGATCGGCTACCGTCGGGAAGCCATCAGCCGCGCCGGCGTAATGAAGCTGGACCAGGGAAACCTCACCGAATTCGTCGAACTTGAGTTCCCCGAAGAGCTCTACACCATTGAAGTTATGGGCAACCCCGAATGGGACGCCCCCGTGCTGCGCCTGGCCTACTCCTCCTACGTCACCCCCACCCGCATCTACGACTACACCGTCGCCACCGGCGAACTGCGGCTACTCAAGGAACAAGAAGTCTTGGGCGGCTATAACCCGGACGACTATGTGGCCAGCCGCGTGTGGGTCACCGCAAGCGATGGGGTAGACATTCCCGTCTCCCTGGTGCATCGCCGTGACGTGGACCTTTCCCACCCCAATCCCACCATCCTCTACGGCTACGGTTCCTACGAAATCTCCCTCGACCCGGGATTCTCGGTTGCCAGCCTCTCCCTCATGGACCGGGGCATGATCTTCGCGTTCGCCCACGTCCGGGGCGGCGGTGAGCTCGGCCGCCACTGGTACGACAACGGCAAAATGCTGCACAAACGCAACACCTTCACCGACTTCATCGCCGTTGCCGATTACCTGCTCGACCACAACCTCACCACCCGGGATACCCTCGTGGCCCTGGGCGGCTCCGCGGGTGGCCTCCTCATGGGTGCCGTCGCAAACCTGGGCGGCGACCGGTTCAAGGCCATCGAAGCCAACGTTCCTTTCGTCGACCCGCTCACCTCCATGCTCATGCCCGAGCTGCCGCTCACCGTCCCCGAATGGGAGGAATGGGGTAACCCCCTGGCCGACAAAGACGTCTACGACTATATGGCCGGCTATGCCCCCTACGAAAACATTGAGGCAAAAACCTACCCCAATATTCTCGCCCTGACCAGCATCAACGACACCCGGGTGCTCTATGTAGAGCCGGCGAAATGGATCGCCCAACTCCGGGCCACCGCCACCGGTGGCAAATTCCTGCTCAAAACCGAAATGGCCGCCGGCCACGGGGGCGTGTCTGGCCGCTACGAAAGCTGGCGGCAAACCGCCTTCGAATACGCCTGGCTCATCAATCAAGCAACCGGAAAGGTCGAATAAATGAGCGACTTCTATGATATTTCTGTCACCCTCGCCGACGGCACCACAACCACCATGGGCGGTTGGGCCGGACATGTGTTGCTGATTGCTAACCCGGCGTCGACAAGCGCCCACGCCGATATCCTCGCCGAACTGTTTACCGACTACGCCCCCCGCGGTTTCTTTGCCCTCGGCACTTATGACGCTAACGACGCCGGTGGCGCGGACACCCCGTTCCCCTATCTCACCCACGCCGAAGAATTATTCGAATACCTGGGCGAGGGCGACACCTTCGTCGTCGACACCAGCGGCAGTGTGATCGGCCGATTCGATGCTGCCGTCGAACCCGACGAGCTGGAGATCACCGACCTCATCGAAAGCAACTTGCCTATTTAACGCCAGATCACACCGCACAATTTAGGTCGCGCATAGCACATACGGGTAAGCTGTTGGCTTGGATAACCCAACCCACATGTGAGGAGCTTCAAACGTGGCCCGTGTTGTAGTCAATGTGATGCCTAAAGCGGAGATTTTGGATCCCCAAGGGCAAGCCGTGGTTCGAGCCCTAGGACGCATCGGCGTCGAAGGCGTCGCCGATGTTCGCCAGGGGAAACGCTTCGAAATCGAAGTATCCGACGAGGTAACCCGCGAACAAGTCGAAAAAATGGCCGAAGTGCTCCTGGCCAACACTGTCATCGAAGACTTCGACGTGATTTTCGAGGCATAGGGGCATAATGAGCGCAAAAATCGGAGTAATCACATTCCCCGGCACGCTTGATGATGTCGACGCCGCCCGCGCCGCCCGTCTCGCCGGAGCCGAAGTCGTAAGCCTGTGGCACGCCGACGCCGACCTGAAAAACGTCGACGCGGTAGTTGTCCCAGGCGGTTTTTCTTATGGCGACTACCTGCGCAGCGGCGCTATTTCCGCCCTGGCACCCGTCATGCAATCCGTCATCGACGCCGCCGGCCGGGGCATGCCTGTTCTCGGCATTTGCAATGGCTTCCAAATCCTCACCGAAGCCCACCTTTTGCCCGGCGCGCTCACTCGCAACCAGGGCCTGCATTTTCACTGCACCGACGCCTACCTGACGGTGGAGAACAACACTACCGCCTGGACCAACACCCTGGAGGTGGGCCAGAAGATCCTGATCCCTTCGAAACACGGTGAGGGCCGTTTCCAGGCGGCACCGGAAACTGTGCGTGAGCTAGAGGCCGAGGGCCGGGTGGTGTTCCGCTACACCGATAACTACAACGGTTCCGTGAATGCGATTGCCGGCATTACGAATGAGACCGGTCGGGTGGTTGGGCTCATGCCGCACCCGGAGCACGCTGTGGAACTGCTCACCGGGCCCTCCCTGGATGGCCTGCAACTCTTCCTCTCTGCCGTCGGCAGCATCGCCGCCTAGCCTCTTGGCCCGATGGCCCAACCCGGCAGACCGATCCGCAGGCCCGGCTTGGCCTATCGTGTGACCCGTTCTGAGGCTTCGCGGGTTCCAGGCCTCGCTGGTCCGGCTCGCCCCAGATCCTTCTAGTCCGTCCCGGCTCGCGCCAGGCTCTTGGCCTTGATGGGTCGATAAAAAATTTCAGCCGCATAGTTTAGCCGCATGAGAATGCGTGAGAAAGGCATAACCCAAGCAATGACTACCTTCAACGACACTGTGGCGGCGGCCCAGGCCAACCCGGACCTGGAGCAGCCTTACGCCTCCTTAGGGCTCAAGGACGATGAATACGCCCGCATTAAGGAGATCCTTGGTCGTCGTCCCACCGATGCGGAATTGGCCATGTATTCCGTCATGTGGTCCGAGCATTGTTCGTATAAATCTTCGAAAGTGCACCTGCGGTATTTCGGGGAAACTATGACCGAGGAAATGAGCGAGAAAATCCTGGCCGGCATTGGGGAGAACGCCGGCGTGGTGGACATTGGTGGGGGTAATGCGGTCACGTTCCGGGTGGAGTCCCATAACCACCCCTCCTATGTGGAGCCGCACCAGGGTGCTGCCACTGGTGTGGGCGGTATTGTGCGCGACATCATGGCCATGGGGGCTCGGCCCATTGCGGTGATGGACCAGCTGCGGTTCGGCCCCGCGGACGCGCCGGACACATCCCGGGTGCTGCCGGGGGTGGTTGATGGTATTTCGCATTACGGTAACTGCCTGGGCCTGCCGAATATTGGTGGCGAAACCGTGTTCGACGAATCCTATGCGGGTAACCCACTGGTGAATGCGCTGTGCGTGGGCACGCTCAAGGTGGATGATTTGAAGCTGGCGTTCGCCTCCGGCTTGGGCAATAAGGTGATGCTTTTCGGCTCCCGCACCGGGCTTGACGGCATTGGTGGGGTGTCGGTGCTGGCCTCGGACACGTTTGAGGAGGGGGCGGAGCGGAAACTGCCGGCGGTGCAGGTGGGGGACCCGTTTGCAGAAAAGGTGCTCATTGAGTGCTGCCTGGATTTGTACCGCGCCGGGGTGGTCGTGGGTATTCAGGATTTAGGGGGTGCCGGGTTGGCGTGTGCCACATCGGAGTTGGCCGCCGCCGGCGATGGGGGCATGGAGATTGATTTGGATGCGGTGCCGTTGCGGGCGGAGAATATGCTGGCTGCGGAGATTTTGTCGTCCGAGTCGCAGGAGCGCATGTGTGCGATTGTGCGGCCGGAGGATGTGGCGCGGTTCCGGGAGATTTGTGCGCATTGGGATGTGACGTGCGCGGAGATCGGTGAGGTGACCGATGGTGAGCATTTGTTGATTCGGCATCGGGGTGAGCTGGTGGTGGATGCGCCGGCGCACACGATTGCCCATGAGGGTCCGGTGTATGAGCGGCCGTGGGCGCGTCCGGAGTGGCAGGATGAGGTGCAGCAGTTCCAGGGGGTGGAGAAGCCGACGGATCCTGAAGCCGTGAAGGCGGCGTTGTTGGCGATGGTGGGCTCGCCGGCGCTGTGTTCGCGGGCGTTTATTACGGACCAGTATGACCGTTATGTTCGGGGGAATACGGTGCAGGCGCAGCATGCGAATGCCGGGGTGTTGCG contains:
- the purL gene encoding phosphoribosylformylglycinamidine synthase subunit PurL is translated as MTTFNDTVAAAQANPDLEQPYASLGLKDDEYARIKEILGRRPTDAELAMYSVMWSEHCSYKSSKVHLRYFGETMTEEMSEKILAGIGENAGVVDIGGGNAVTFRVESHNHPSYVEPHQGAATGVGGIVRDIMAMGARPIAVMDQLRFGPADAPDTSRVLPGVVDGISHYGNCLGLPNIGGETVFDESYAGNPLVNALCVGTLKVDDLKLAFASGLGNKVMLFGSRTGLDGIGGVSVLASDTFEEGAERKLPAVQVGDPFAEKVLIECCLDLYRAGVVVGIQDLGGAGLACATSELAAAGDGGMEIDLDAVPLRAENMLAAEILSSESQERMCAIVRPEDVARFREICAHWDVTCAEIGEVTDGEHLLIRHRGELVVDAPAHTIAHEGPVYERPWARPEWQDEVQQFQGVEKPTDPEAVKAALLAMVGSPALCSRAFITDQYDRYVRGNTVQAQHANAGVLRIDEQTHRGVAVSADASGRYTKLDPNMGARLALAEAYRNVAVTGARPVAVTNCLNFGSPEDPAVMWQFRDAVHGLADGAKELVIPVSGGNVSFYNQTGSEAILPTPVVGVLGVIDDVRESVRNKLGTVSGTEELYLLGQTFDEFGGSIWQQVSGAGLSGLPPRVDLANEEKLMEFFQQPGVVSAAHDVSEGGVAQAIAELAIYSNKGVSLDVSGVHDDVFTALFSESASRVVVAATDGAAVVRRAQELGIPVVKIGETIDEPVVRVEGQFEVPVAELTRAWTETLPRLFSHAVGANSVV
- the purS gene encoding phosphoribosylformylglycinamidine synthase subunit PurS, whose amino-acid sequence is MARVVVNVMPKAEILDPQGQAVVRALGRIGVEGVADVRQGKRFEIEVSDEVTREQVEKMAEVLLANTVIEDFDVIFEA
- the purB gene encoding adenylosuccinate lyase, which codes for MKKQIANVLANRYASAELVDLWSAETKIILERQLWIAVLKAQRDLGVDVPAEAIAAYENVIDKVDLESIANREKITRHDVKARIEEFNALAGYEQVHKGMTSRDLTENVEQLQVYRSLELIRTKAITVVLRIAERAAEYDTLVMAGRSHNVAAQATTLGKRFASAAEELLVAIERIENLIERYPLRGIKGPMGTAQDMLDLMGGDETKLAELESRIATHLGFARVFDSVGQVYPRSLDFDALSTLVQLGAGPSSLAHTIRLMAGNETVTEGFKEGQVGSSAMPHKMNARSCERVGGLQVILRGYLTMAADLSGQQWNEGDVFCSVIRRVALPDAFFALDGMFETFLTVLAEFGAFPAMIDRELERYLPFLATTRILMAAVRAGVGRETAHEVIKENAVAVALNMRENGGEQDLIDRLAADDRLPLTKQQLDDALADRHAFIGAAESQTHRVIDRVRALVAQYPQAADYVPGEIL
- a CDS encoding S9 family peptidase, giving the protein MTFTEPIAPVHPVTRTHHNISFIDNYEWLRDKESAETTAYLEAENAYTAQETAQLKTLEDNIFQEIKSRVKETDMSVPTRLGRYWYYGRMEEGKSYGISARVPVIEDWVPPVVSETGSLPDEEILLDANQLAEGHDFFSLGASTVDDTGRYLAYSTDTEGNERFTLYIKDLETGELLDDVIDNVFYGVTWAGTDYLFYTRVDDAWRSDSVWRHKVGTPASEDVRVFHEEDERFNVGVGSSRSKRFLIIESSSKVTSESWVLELDNPTGEFRVIRPREHNVEYSVSHAVLSGKDAWLIVHNAHGPNFELGWMWTTDTLGSFDDLRVLVPHRDTVRIEGVDAYEHQLVIGYRREAISRAGVMKLDQGNLTEFVELEFPEELYTIEVMGNPEWDAPVLRLAYSSYVTPTRIYDYTVATGELRLLKEQEVLGGYNPDDYVASRVWVTASDGVDIPVSLVHRRDVDLSHPNPTILYGYGSYEISLDPGFSVASLSLMDRGMIFAFAHVRGGGELGRHWYDNGKMLHKRNTFTDFIAVADYLLDHNLTTRDTLVALGGSAGGLLMGAVANLGGDRFKAIEANVPFVDPLTSMLMPELPLTVPEWEEWGNPLADKDVYDYMAGYAPYENIEAKTYPNILALTSINDTRVLYVEPAKWIAQLRATATGGKFLLKTEMAAGHGGVSGRYESWRQTAFEYAWLINQATGKVE
- a CDS encoding TetR/AcrR family transcriptional regulator; the encoded protein is MARPVRFTEDSILDGAARAVEKHGGKVTIAQISTEVGAPTGSIYHRFPSRDHLLIRLWLRAIRRFHVGLLAAPDIAATSRHIPQFCRNHPIDAQVMTLFRHADLIATAPVELRNEVLHINDSAWAKCRDLTQEFYGTTSPELVERMTLAIYWCPYSLVRRYIGQPIPPWLDDATVAATLAIVEAGRTPPE
- a CDS encoding phosphoribosylaminoimidazolesuccinocarboxamide synthase is translated as MRPELSQYNHVSAGKVREIYEIDDDTLLMVVSDRISAYDHILDPEIPDKGRVLTAMSMYFFDHIDFPNHLAGDIDDMRIPEEVLGRAIVCKKLKMLPFECVVRGYLTGSGYKEYLATGSVCGIPLPEGLVESSKLPEPIFTPATKADLGDHDENVTFEQVVEKLGERRATELRDASINIYKQAAELAEAKGIILADTKFEFGVDRDGTLVLADEVLTPDSSRYWPLEGYEPGKVQPSFDKQYVRNWLTSSKCDWQVDSNATPPPLPGSVVEATRERYVEAFERITGEKFSRWIGCCV
- the purQ gene encoding phosphoribosylformylglycinamidine synthase subunit PurQ, translated to MSAKIGVITFPGTLDDVDAARAARLAGAEVVSLWHADADLKNVDAVVVPGGFSYGDYLRSGAISALAPVMQSVIDAAGRGMPVLGICNGFQILTEAHLLPGALTRNQGLHFHCTDAYLTVENNTTAWTNTLEVGQKILIPSKHGEGRFQAAPETVRELEAEGRVVFRYTDNYNGSVNAIAGITNETGRVVGLMPHPEHAVELLTGPSLDGLQLFLSAVGSIAA